Proteins encoded within one genomic window of Acidobacteriota bacterium:
- a CDS encoding SPFH domain-containing protein: MALSDFIRSQFIDIIEWTDDSRDTLSYRFPDEDKEIKRGAQLIVRESQNVQFVYLGEFGDLFGPGKHTLTTDNIPVLSRLKGWKYGFESPFKADVYYVTVRPFTGNKWGTSNPIMVRDQDFGIVRVRAFGTYDFRIVQPARFLKEVAGTDHHFRLDEFADVMRSRLVSVFSEAMAEAKVPVLDIATRYSELGEALLPLINPILVGKYGIEMSAFVIENVSVPPEVEAAIDKRSSMAAVGNLNDYVKFQMAQGLEKGGSGAGGMGAEMAVGFAIAKEMMNQAGGLGAQTTPAAGAAPAAAAGIPETLGPADAAKALGVSEADVIASLEAGDIKGKKIGSQWRITRGALAEFLK; the protein is encoded by the coding sequence ATGGCCTTGTCCGATTTCATCCGCAGCCAGTTCATCGACATCATCGAGTGGACCGACGACTCGCGTGACACGCTCTCGTACCGCTTTCCCGACGAGGACAAGGAGATCAAGCGAGGCGCGCAGCTGATTGTTCGCGAGTCGCAGAACGTGCAGTTCGTCTACCTCGGGGAGTTCGGCGATCTCTTCGGGCCTGGCAAACACACGCTCACCACCGACAACATTCCCGTACTGTCGCGCCTAAAAGGGTGGAAATACGGGTTCGAGTCCCCGTTCAAGGCCGACGTCTACTACGTCACGGTCCGGCCGTTCACGGGCAACAAATGGGGTACGTCGAATCCGATCATGGTGCGCGACCAGGACTTCGGCATTGTCCGCGTCCGGGCGTTCGGGACCTACGACTTCCGCATCGTGCAGCCGGCCAGGTTCTTGAAGGAGGTCGCGGGCACCGACCATCATTTTCGTCTGGATGAGTTTGCTGACGTCATGCGATCACGACTGGTGAGCGTCTTCAGTGAGGCGATGGCTGAGGCCAAGGTGCCTGTGCTCGACATCGCCACGCGCTACAGCGAACTGGGCGAGGCGCTCCTGCCGCTGATCAATCCGATTCTGGTCGGTAAGTATGGGATCGAGATGTCGGCCTTCGTCATCGAGAACGTTTCAGTCCCGCCCGAGGTCGAGGCGGCCATCGACAAGCGGTCGAGCATGGCGGCGGTGGGCAACCTCAATGACTACGTGAAATTCCAGATGGCGCAGGGCCTGGAGAAGGGCGGGTCGGGCGCCGGCGGCATGGGCGCGGAGATGGCCGTGGGCTTCGCGATCGCGAAAGAGATGATGAACCAGGCCGGCGGCCTCGGCGCGCAGACGACGCCTGCGGCGGGTGCGGCGCCGGCTGCGGCTGCTGGGATTCCGGAAACGCTGGGGCCCGCAGATGCCGCGAAGGCGCTGGGCGTGTCCGAAGCCGATGTCATCGCAAGCCTCGAAGC